In Halictus rubicundus isolate RS-2024b chromosome 1, iyHalRubi1_principal, whole genome shotgun sequence, the sequence AAAGAGAAGGATATCCCCTAGTGTCCTACTGATTTTTTGAGTTTCTGCACGATATTAAACGGTTAACCTGTAAAACatgtaatattaaaatttaataactgttttttaataaataatcgatGAGACATTAAGAAAAATCAGTCTTATCATTGGGTACCTTCTCTCATATGTTTGTttcatattataataaattattatttcccTCGATAATTGGATGGTCAGTTCTTAGTCAGAGCTCTTTTTATTAGTTTGTCTCTATTCGATAGGACCAAAATGACGGGCGGTACAACCACTGAAAAGTCTGCTAACAACCCCTTAGAGCAATTTGTATTGCTTGCAAAAACTGCAAAGGGGGCAGCTGCCATAGAACTAATAAAGCAAGCTGTAGAAACGCCAGGTGTTCATGTATTCGGGGAATTGTTAGATATGCCCAATATCAAAGAGCTAGAGACTGGGCCCTACGTTCAATATTGGAACACATTGAACTTATTCGCTTACGGTACCTACAAAGAATACTTAGAAAACAAAGACAAGGTTCTGGAGCTAACTCCCACGCAGAAAAAGAAGCTGCAGCACTTAACTATCGTAACGTTAGCCACAAAGTCCAGATGTATACCATACTCCGTGCTCCTCGAGGAGCTAGATATAAAGAATGTTAGAGACTTAGAGGATTTAATAATTGAAGCAATTTATGCCGACATCATACACGGCAAGCTAGATCAAAAGAATTCACAGTTAGAGGTAGATTATGCGGGTTTGGGACGAGATGTTAGACCAGCCGATACAAATGTAGTGGCTGAAACATTAGCTGCTTGGGGTCAGGCTTGCGACACAGTGTTGGCATGTATCGAAGATCAAGTTACTAGAGCTAATTTGGAGAAGCAGAAAGCAACTAGTCACAAAGAAGGAATACAGAGAGATGTAAGTATTTTGTGGATGTGGATGTAGAGGAATGTGGATGTAGAGGAATGTGGTTGCGTTTTTCTTATGGATTTGTAATTGTTCGATAGATTGCCAATATAAAGAAGAAGATAGGGCAAATCATTGCGAGCGGAGTGCAGGAGGCTGATATGCCAGGAGGTAGTTCCGGGGCAGGGGGAAGCGAATCTAGTAGAGAAGCCTTATCGATTCCTCCAGATTTAAAGAAGAAGCAAATAAAGATCAAAGGTATGAAAAGCAGTGGTAAGTACTGGAAGACATAAATTCAGTTATCTTCTATCCCCATGAAATGTATCCTACCAACAACAGGATACCCAATATACCTCGCATTATTCACACTCATTGATACTTAAAATCCTTGCAGTTCTAAATTAATGTAAATCGCGATTGATAATGGTTAACATAATCGAGGAGTACCACTGCTAATGCAAGGGAAATGTTTTCATTTTGAAAGAAATGAATCCTGTATATAAAGTTAATGTACCACAGAATTATAGATCACTGTTGTCTTTGCTTCATCGTTTTGTTACATGGaatctacaaatttttttaacatgaTATCGTTTTGTGTTGTGTGTTAAAGATAAATGAAGAAGGAGATGATATAGGATGATGATCCAGTGATACATATTGATTTTTATTGGAGATCTCATTCTTCGTGTGCTGCTTTTGAGTGAGAACATTTCTCGTTATTTGACCAATCACGAATTCCAAGAAAAGAGTGTcgtaaaaaatctttattcttcttttttaccTTCCTTTCGCGTAGAATAGTCTTTCATCGTTAGGGAGTAGCCaaagaaataaaagaatttgTAAGAATCCTCAAATCTGGGTAAATTCGGTTTCGAATGAGTCTTTGCTCAAATATTCATAGGAATAGAAATTTCTTCAAATACTGCCCTACTCTAATTAATCTTCGAGTGCACGAAGATGACTTGATAGATTGGGTTCTTAGGGAAAACAGAGTCGCAAACCTGCATTTGTGCATAATATTTGATTTCCAATCGGTATCAAAAGCCATACTGTTTCTGGTCTCAAAATTATCTTTCATTTTGGAGTGCACGACTGCACAAAGTGTATAATACTCAATAATATATTAAAGAAATCTTAGAAACAAAGTAAACGTATAATAATTCTCGGAGTTGTATCGAATTTTTTGTAATAACAGAATGTTGCAACAAAGAGAATCTCACAAAAATCCAGTACCAACGCAAAACCAGTTGAATTTCGACTGCCAACGTATTCTagtcaaacaatttttctttaaaagttttcttttaattcttttacGATTAGATAAAATTTAGTACACATCTTGGGCGACCGGTTCATTCGAGATACCCTGTATTACATTCGGCAACTGCATACACTCGCGTCTAAAAGAGTATCGATCCTTTCTTCGGCGTTTGCGTCGAGCCGTTCCTTCTTCCATTCTCTTTTTCTAAAGAAACCGATATATTTAGCCGCGAGAGAGTGGGAGAATAAAATGTTACTAGTCAGATCGAGGAAAAGGATTAGAggtaaaaaagaaaggaaaggaagGTTGTATGCTTAGGGGAGCGTAACGGTATACGAACGATGTCGTTGCTTAGCGAACGAAAAATGTCAAGTCGAACTTCAAGGCGTTGTAATTGCTAATggaataaacaaataatttattttagcgAGGTCTTTTCTATTCTTCCGCACCCTTGAACGCCTCTCCTTGTTTCTGCGAGCCGGGACACCTGTTGATAGAATTAACTAGGTTTATAGCCACTTCTGTTAGCACTGGATACAGTAGTCGTCAAGtctctctttgaaatttcgctTTGAAATAATGTACATTCGAAGCTAGTTCCATTTTTTAACCCTGTTCTAGCCATGTGGATTGTAATCAACCCTAGTAGACCTCGTTCAAGTAAAtccatttttattgaaattatatttatcttaatatttaaattgtttttcacGGTGAAGACACTTGCTCGATAAGGTGAAAATGTGTTActaaaattgaaagaatttaaaaaatggggTGAGTGAAACAGTACTTCAGTAGTTAAAGATTAATAAGCACTTGTGATAATCATCCAAATGTGTCCATTACATCTGTACAAAAATTCAAATCTTCCAAATggagaaattaatgaaaaatgcgACAATATCTCGTTGAGTTTGCTTTGAACAAAAACGTAGAATTTTTACTAAATCGAGTTATTTTAACATGAAATTATTAGGTAGATAGTTGACTGATTACGTATATCCTCAGTCCCACGAATGTTTTATTGGCACGCTAATCATAAATGATATTGCCTAATCGGGATTTTCAGGATCCACTAACCCGGTAAAGCACCATGAGCTGAACGATGAGCCAAAATGAGAAGTTCACCTGTCCAGGTGAAACCTTGTGGCGAATCAGCAATTTGGTCGGATCATTCTGTCTTTGTCTCTGTCTGgcacgatgatgatgatgatgatgatgatgataatgAGCGGCGCATCGTTCTCTCTGTATTTTTTTGTActttttgagaaataaaattcaTCCTGAAACATGTCTCACGCTTATTGTAGAAGATGCACGATGCACGATGCACGAATAAGAACGATGGAGATGATCTATAGCAGGGTATCTTTCCTTTGTCTCTTCAGCGGAATCATCGAGGAATCAGACTGACTAATTAAAGCGTTAACTAACAAGTCCAGATGAATTGTAATCGCTGCAATACGTTCTAATAACGAAAAGCAATTTCTTTTACAGTAACCTCTCGCAGTATTGGCAGCATCAGCGACCTAAATCGTGTCTGCTATTTTTTATAAACACGTTGCTGGTTCCGATGATGTGAGTGCAAAGAGAGAATACTGTATAAGTTGATTATAAtgcaattttgtttattttgcaGCATTCTTTagtcgttaaaaaattttaatacacGCAATCAATCACCTCAGAAAGTAAAAATGAAACCAGAACGTATTGGAGGTCCAATTAGACTAAACATACAGTTAAGTCTTTATTATACTATAATCAGTTTCgtattttattgtgttttacaaTGTAAATGAATAAAGTATATAAACTACGAAGTTTCCATTTAGTATGTAATATTTAAACGGCGCATTATATACATTTGTAGCATATACCATGTATAACAGAATGTTTAATAAAAGTTAATGACGGTTTTTAGTTTATTGGAAACCTTATGTCATCTTGGCGGAGTAAATTGATTTGTTCAGTCTCTAAAATCCACGAAAATccatattttacataaacaTTTAATCTAGTAGTGCtcttgataaaataaaaattactaaaataattttcttgatTATTCCATAgaacgtttattattttattattttttagtgACCcaattgggtcattccacgagaaatcggacactttttggagtaatgtttcggattttgttcaaatttttgGAAAGGATATTtctatatcttaaaaattgttgattttacagacgtgCGAAAAAACGCGTcaccttttttcattaaattataagattagaactaacaaaccgatgaaaatgagtttttaggagCTCATAGTGAAAACATAAGAGTATCTACAAAAAATACTctcttttgaaaaaaattttttttcagcatttattttgcaattgtaccaaacaaatgcaatgttttcatagcaggtaccttttcaaaaatttgagaaaaacaTGAAGATACAGCTCCAAGTGTCCCCTTTACGGACCTGTTTCTAAAAAAACGGACTTTAAAATtgtcgaaattaaaattatttaaagtgaACGTTGTACCGTGGATatacagccttggacggccgcGGTGCGCAGTATAAACAGCGTGAGGCTATACGCAGCAGTCGGACGGCTACCGTAATTCACATGCCCTCGACTTAATCGTTTGTGATTGCCATAGAAATTGTTCATGTAAATTATTATCTTTGCATGATTGCATGTTGTGTTGCATGTTCCATTTAATTCACTGAATTTTCATTTGAGCAAATTTGAGTTAGCCACCCCATTCATACTTAGGCACACATGTGCATagctacaaaataaaatatttgttaggTAGAGAATACaaaaaaagaatacaaaatcACAAAAGGTGAAACAAAAGGAAGGAAAATATGCAAAACGCATGTACACGCGCATGCAAGAAGCAAATTATAAGTTAAacgttccacgttcttagttccacaaccgacgagagtatctcgacattggggcaccgacgagatatatataaagactgccagccttacgggagaatgtgtcgctcgaaaaatacggtggtttctaccgccctctaggatagattttggctggagtaagaaacagaaggccaacgacggtatctcgtcggtgcagaagaccactaaggaaattctcgtcgttgagaaggtgaatcatcacggacccatatcgattatcaaatgttacattccaTTCCTTCCATTCCTTCCTTTCTTCCATTCCTTTtcaaggctggcagtctttatatatatctcgtcggtgattggggccgttaccgaccgctcccagcacccacctggcacctaCTTTGaggctcgcagtttaacacgggggctggcagtctttatatatatctcgtcgatggcccggttctgttccaggaaagacggaccggttctgtgccatgctaaagcggcgatatCACGAAAGtaggaacgccgaaaccccgggcgtcagcactctcctatcctctctggtatTGTCATAAAAAgttaaattcatttaaaatgtaaaatggtACCGGTTATGTACGATGCGAGTTCCGTAATGGCAGACCATTTGAATTTAGATTAATTATTTTCCGAATGAATAATTAATGTTTTTCACGTCAATATATTGAGTGATGACTACACAACGCGCGCACGTGCATACGTGTGTTGTATACACATGGTCGAAATCAGCTGACTTATTCCGATAGACTTTGTATATATTAGTCGAACGATCAGTGGTGTCTAAATGTTATTGCTTTTATTTTTAAGTAAGTATATCTTCTTCATATACTATATTAACTTCTTATTAGgtgtattattaaaaaattcatgttGCATGACAGTTGTCATTTGTGTTTAACAGCTGTCAAACTCGCGATGTaggttattatttaattaaaattcttacGGTCTTTCCAATATGTTACAGTGACTGTTcaataaaaaatcatttaagATGATGACTGATTTAGAAGAATCAGAAGTGAAGATAGTTCAGTCAGAGATTGAAAAACGCGATGGGTacttgttttattttataatgcAATCTGTTTGTTTACAAAGAGTGCATATAACTTTGTTTGTTGTTCCACAGCGACAATAAGCAGCAGGATTTTTCAGAAGCAGCAAAGAAATTGGCAGAGGGACTTTTAAGCATTTATAAATTACCATTAGAGCAGGTTCATAAAGAGCTGACTGAAGTAACGTAAGCAAAagctatttattaaattttattgtattcATTACATTCATTATAATTGTTATATTTTCGTACATTATTGTTCGTTTTCAGAAGCAAACAACAGGCTTTACTTAATCAGATGCAAGGAGAGAATAAAAAGCTACAGGAAACTCATGAAGATATTGACCTAAATAAAATGGTATTATGAACCTTGTGTAAACTTTTCCGattgttaaatataaattatttagatGATTATACGTTGCAGTTTCAAACAGTAAAAGTTTACCAAGGAAAGTTAACTTTCATGAAGAAAGAGATGGCTTCAATCCACGAACGTACATTtaaattaaaagtaagtatTAATAtaactaattttttatttgtatgtGCTTCATATGCTATTTTGTTTATACAGAAACGAGCGTTAAGATTACAACAAATGAAACAAAAGGAGGCCTTGAATAGAGAACAACAGCGCGAGCAAGAAATTCGCCGTGAACAAGATCTAATTGGTAAACCCGTAGTAAGCTAAAAAAATTAGCCCAACGAAAGATGATTAATGACGGAAAAACAGTTTAAATGTACACAAGAGCAATATATTTATACAGTCATTGTTTACATTAAAACTAATActtaattcatatttttatatattaccAAACGATTTTCCATTGTCCGTTCGAACTACATTTTTTATTATCTTTACACAAAACATTAAATGTTGTTTTCGACGGAAAACCGAtaatctctctctcttcttgtATCCTAAAAGTAAACGTTGATTCACGTGTTCCCAGGAAGTACCTGAAAGAGAATATATTTCTACATTCTTTTTTATTTGCAATAAGAAAACGAAATATATGACTGTTATAAATTTTTACCTTGCGTAGGAACAAATAATTTGATCGATAATCGCTACTCCACCAtctttgaatttatttagaatatAATCCGATGGAATGTATCTTAGTACTGCGTACTCAGGTAAATATTCTTTAAGTTCGTTGAATtctgtaaaatatttattccgtCAATGTTTTAAGTTTTAATCGTATATAGTATATCAAAAACAATTTACCATCTTTTGTGGCATCGGTAGCAACAAATAGAACTTTCAGTCCAAGTGTATCCAATTTTTTCCTCAACTGAGAAGCAGCAGATTTTATTGTTGGCACTGTAGAAGAACGACCGACCACGAAATCGCCTCTTCTTAAATGAGTAGCTAAGTACGGTCCTCCGATTGCGTTTCTCCTATTCTGTAATTCAGTAACGTTATTgtaaaatgtttattaatttcACTCTGTATAATTTAATACCTTCTCTTGAGTCCAGTCAATTGGTCTATCAGTCTTATCATTCTTATTTGTTGAATTAAGAAAGTGTTTCCTGTATTTAATAGCAACTTTGTATAACTCAGGGCTGTATCTCATGCTGCGTCTGGCTCTCCAATATTCTTGTGATCCATAAGAGTCGTGTAATGCAATTTCCATGTGGTCAAACATTACAGACCTgcgttaatatatttaattgcaTTAAATCTTGTACATACTATATAAAGTACTTTCTTACCTGTAAATAGAAGGCTGAAGATTGTGTTTTAATCCTGACATCATTCCATGGAACTTAATGCATTTAATGGTTTCAGAAGTTACATTATGGTATCCCCAAAAATATCTACCATATCTTACGGATCCTGGTTTGTTATACTGTAAAGATGCACCGGTACATTCCACTAACTCATTTTTGTCTTCAAATTTCCCTGTTTTAAACATCTCTTCATCATTCTGCAGTATATACACAACATCAAGTTGCGTGTGCTTTTTTGTTGAAGGGTACTCTGAAAATATAAACATTTACCGATCTCATAGGTCATTGTAAAATAGTAAGTGTTATACCTTGTAAAAACTGATGCATTTCAATGACTGGTATATACTTTTGAAAACTTGGAATATCAAAAAATAGGCTCCAAGGCAACTGTGTTTGAGGTCCTATATTTTTTGATTGCCAATGATACAAATTACctagaaagaaatgaaaatatgtAACGAACATAtattcataaatatttaataacaataaaattgaaTGATAACATTACCCCATGGTGGCAAAACTAATTTCCAGATATACTTTTCTTCgtctttaattaaattttttacaaaaactgcTACACGAACATAAACGTCTCGTCTAAGATTGAAACCCTCCGGTGGATTAACATCGTAAAGAATGTAACTGAAAAACATTTTATGtcagaaaattgttaattttgatAAATACACAAATTACGAATTATAATTTAGTACCGGTTGTTCGAGTAATGCGTTTGAACATCGCATTTTCTATCAGTTTCTTCGTATTCATCTATTTGATTACAGAATGCATTTTCGGTTGCacattgtataaaattaatataaaacaaGATTAAATACAAGGCCTTGAAGCATAAAAAGTTTAACATTTTGAGGTTATATTGGTTATGTACATATGTGTATATGAATGCACAcgaatttgcaaaaaatagtgttaaacaatgtaaaaaataatattgtaatgtCAATGTATATATAATCAGTCCATGTAGGCTGTATATTTGTggaaaaaataaatctatttttcTGACTGCATTTGAAACTGTTTCGCTTGGGATTTAATGACCTggaatgtaatatttttcttaaataataagATAAAGGACAGTAAAAAAACAACAGCAGTAGCAACAACATTGTACAGGTTGATCTTTGTTACACACGAATTACAGACTCATATCTCCCTTACTTAAAAATGGTTGATGGGTAGATTACAATTTGCTAATTCAATCGATAATAGTTataataatggtaataataattattatttatcgtcttatacaatatttataattcatAGTTCAGTTAACATAGTTTGTGTCCTGCTTATACCAAGCAGGGCCGTTATATGTTACATTCACTGCGACTCGTTTCCCATATTCTTCCATTTATCCTATTAAAGTATACACTTggcatataaaaattacaaggaCAATTTATAATGGTAATGGTAGTAGCGGTAGTTGTAGTTATAGTAATGATAGTGGTAGCACTAATGGTATTTGTAGTTATAGTAATAGTCATAGTAGTAGTATTAGCAGCGGTAGTGATAGCGATAATAGTATTATCGTTATAATTATTTATCCAATAACTATGTTCTGTTACCATTCTTGTCTTTCAATGATTTTACTTTGTCTATACGTATACTTGCATGGAAATCTTCAGGTCCAATTCTTGGTTTCTCAAGATTCCAATGtgttttttcatttgtttttttttcgttttttaaaGAGGGTAACAGAAGTTCGAACTGTCCCCTTACAAAATTTGTGCCTCGTTGTGATTTCTTCAAAATGTGTGCCGTTTTGTTATACTTCTTTTTTCACATTTCGTTAGCAATGACGTTAACCGGTAGTAGAATTCGTAGTCAGCAAACATTGGTATATACTGTAATACTGAATTgttgttataataaatataacatgaaattcatttctattaGACTAATTCTCTTCCTTGTTTTGCATCCGTCTATATGAATTCTCTATTGTTAACATCACAGCTAAAAGAGTGCCTTATTTCAACATGAAACACACTATCTTACATTCATTACAAAAACGTGAAGTAGTACACGATATTAGTAACTTTGAAACAAAATAATATTCTGCACAAACTGCACAGTGCACACATTCAATTATACTACACATCGTACTGTCGCTCCCCTTGTATGTTTTCCCCTACTTTTCGCATACACGCATACCTCGTACCATCGAACTGCCTTCTTTGGCTCGtcgtttataataataaatacaacAGAAAATTGCCGTTGTTGTAcataacaaaatttttacaaaattactgTGGTCGCAGCAGACGCgtttaaattaattataatagCTAAATACATAAATACAGATTATATCGTAAATTGATTTGTGTAATTCATTCAAATCTAGAACCGAATGTCTTTTTAAGTTTTTCTCTATTGTTCGCAACAAGATAATAAATTGAACTATAATATTGGCTAGCACTTTGAAAAGTTATGGTGCACTGTGTATTGTACTATATAtgttacaaatatatttatatttatatagcTTGATACTACTTCACATTCAGAGAATTACATTTGACAATTACCCGCTTACTAGCACAATCGCAGTTTTATATGCTGGCACAATTACCCGACACTCCAGGTAAGGTAgtcgattaaaaataaaatcatacATAGTCAATTTCGAAGTTTGTTACATGGAATCATTGCGTACAATAAATTAGATATTATGCTTTATTCTGCAGCTAATAAACTCGATAAAAAAGAATATTGACTTATTTTCCGTTTTTAGTCTTGAAGCCGCGTTAATTTAAGCTGCTTTCTCGCTTGTGACATTCTCAATCGATTTGACATTCTCGGCAGCCATTTCATTGTTCTCAAAACTATATTAAGACCGAAGTACATTTAACTGCATTGGGCTCGTAATAAAACCttcaaaaattacaagattgttaataaataattcataTATACAcagagaaatatatatatatatatatacacacacacacactcacacgtgtgcgcgcgtgggcgcgcgcatatttatttacaatataattagTAGTAACACTCACAAACATATGTCGTACCGAAAAATTCAGAATAATGTTGAAATTGTTCTTCCGTACAGTTCGGCCGAATTGAGCGTAAGAAAGTGTGTGTATCTGAAGAAACGAATACGCTATCAAGTAAACACATGCTACGGATTGTTACATcacaatattatacaatattacgTGTATGTTTTTACCATATACTTAGCACGTTGTTCGTTTTGGACAAAAACGATAATTGAACCCTAGCGAAAAGAAAGACTTGCCTTGAATAGAAATTTTCCTAGAAATACTTTTTACAATCTTATGATATGTGTCAACCGATGGTAGGCGGAAACTTAGATGTTACATGTCTTTCTTTAAGCACTATTTATGCTTAACAATAAGAAGCATTCAACGAAGGAAAACTCTTCCAGCATTGCTGAAGACAATATTTAATACATCGACGTCGattccaataaaaaaaatggcggCTATCTTCTTCTTTGCAGACACGAACGAAATGAAAGTAAACCGTAGGCAAGACCAAGTTTATACGACAATTGGTTCATGTTCTTGGTAAAAACATTACGCGTTGAATAGCACAAGTTGTCGTCTGTTAAATACGATTAGTTTTGCTTGCTCAAGCTCTATTCGATACCGAGCAGTCGGAGGCTGGACTCAGGCGAGAATTCTCTGTatctatgtatatatttatacttAAATACATAGAAAGCGGCGAAGCTGCTACATATACCGAGTCATGATTTACATATTCGAGTGATTATAAACGTGGCTGCATCATTTTGGAAGGTTTCCTTTCATTTGCTTTCCTTGGAATGTCCATAGACACTATTAACTAGCGTACATTAAAAATAAGTTCAGTCATTTACACACACTGCGGACACTTCCGAAAGGGAGAGACGGCCATTCTGTTTCACAAAGTGCCTCAGCATTTGTATAATTCTATTCATTTTGTACAAATTAGTTCTGTACAATCGTCTAGCATGTATATTAGTGAGAAGAGCATGTAGTACTATTGTAGAAACGCATGCTCTACTTCGATTGTAGTTTTCCTCTAATAATTCTATGCGTATAGAAAAATTCGGTATTGCTAAATcactaaacaaaaaaaaaaaaaaagaataacgtTTCCGTACCTTTTTCTCGAATTCGtgaatttttttgtgtttgtcTTTGTTCTATCGTTTCGTTTTAACCCGGCTTCCCAACAAAGTTGAAAGTCGAAAGCAACATCATTTGCAACGATGAACGCAAAGAGGTCGGTGCCCAAGAATTA encodes:
- the Csn7 gene encoding COP9 signalosome subunit 7 isoform X4, whose protein sequence is MTGGTTTEKSANNPLEQFVLLAKTAKGAAAIELIKQAVETPGVHVFGELLDMPNIKELETGPYVQYWNTLNLFAYGTYKEYLENKDKVLELTPTQKKKLQHLTIVTLATKSRCIPYSVLLEELDIKNVRDLEDLIIEAIYADIIHGKLDQKNSQLEVDYAGLGRDVRPADTNVVAETLAAWGQACDTVLACIEDQVTRANLEKQKATSHKEGIQRDIANIKKKIGQIIASGVQEADMPGGSSGAGGSESSREALSIPPDLKKKQIKIKVLN
- the Csn7 gene encoding COP9 signalosome subunit 7 isoform X3 gives rise to the protein MTGGTTTEKSANNPLEQFVLLAKTAKGAAAIELIKQAVETPGVHVFGELLDMPNIKELETGPYVQYWNTLNLFAYGTYKEYLENKDKVLELTPTQKKKLQHLTIVTLATKSRCIPYSVLLEELDIKNVRDLEDLIIEAIYADIIHGKLDQKNSQLEVDYAGLGRDVRPADTNVVAETLAAWGQACDTVLACIEDQVTRANLEKQKATSHKEGIQRDIANIKKKIGQIIASGVQEADMPGGSSGAGGSESSREALSIPPDLKKKQIKIKGMKSSVLN
- the Csn7 gene encoding COP9 signalosome subunit 7 isoform X1, giving the protein MTGGTTTEKSANNPLEQFVLLAKTAKGAAAIELIKQAVETPGVHVFGELLDMPNIKELETGPYVQYWNTLNLFAYGTYKEYLENKDKVLELTPTQKKKLQHLTIVTLATKSRCIPYSVLLEELDIKNVRDLEDLIIEAIYADIIHGKLDQKNSQLEVDYAGLGRDVRPADTNVVAETLAAWGQACDTVLACIEDQVTRANLEKQKATSHKEGIQRDIANIKKKIGQIIASGVQEADMPGGSSGAGGSESSREALSIPPDLKKKQIKIKGMKSSGSTNPVKHHELNDEPK
- the Csn7 gene encoding COP9 signalosome subunit 7 isoform X2, with amino-acid sequence MTGGTTTEKSANNPLEQFVLLAKTAKGAAAIELIKQAVETPGVHVFGELLDMPNIKELETGPYVQYWNTLNLFAYGTYKEYLENKDKVLELTPTQKKKLQHLTIVTLATKSRCIPYSVLLEELDIKNVRDLEDLIIEAIYADIIHGKLDQKNSQLEVDYAGLGRDVRPADTNVVAETLAAWGQACDTVLACIEDQVTRANLEKQKATSHKEGIQRDIANIKKKIGQIIASGVQEADMPGGSSGAGGSESSREALSIPPDLKKKQIKIKGSTNPVKHHELNDEPK
- the Csn7 gene encoding COP9 signalosome subunit 7 isoform X5, producing MTGGTTTEKSANNPLEQFVLLAKTAKGAAAIELIKQAVETPGVHVFGELLDMPNIKELETGPYVQYWNTLNLFAYGTYKEYLENKDKVLELTPTQKKKLQHLTIVTLATKSRCIPYSVLLEELDIKNVRDLEDLIIEAIYADIIHGKLDQKNSQLEVDYAGLGRDVRPADTNVVAETLAAWGQACDTVLACIEDQVTRANLEKQKATSHKEGIQRDIANIKKKIGQIIASGVQEADMPGGSSGAGGSESSREALSIPPDLKKKQIKIKDK
- the Pldn gene encoding biogenesis of lysosomal organelles complex 1 subunit pallidin; the encoded protein is MMTDLEESEVKIVQSEIEKRDGDNKQQDFSEAAKKLAEGLLSIYKLPLEQVHKELTEVTSKQQALLNQMQGENKKLQETHEDIDLNKMFQTVKVYQGKLTFMKKEMASIHERTFKLKKRALRLQQMKQKEALNREQQREQEIRREQDLIGKPVVS
- the O-fut2 gene encoding O-fucosyltransferase 2, which gives rise to MLNFLCFKALYLILFYINFIQCATENAFCNQIDEYEETDRKCDVQTHYSNNRYILYDVNPPEGFNLRRDVYVRVAVFVKNLIKDEEKYIWKLVLPPWGNLYHWQSKNIGPQTQLPWSLFFDIPSFQKYIPVIEMHQFLQEYPSTKKHTQLDVVYILQNDEEMFKTGKFEDKNELVECTGASLQYNKPGSVRYGRYFWGYHNVTSETIKCIKFHGMMSGLKHNLQPSIYRSVMFDHMEIALHDSYGSQEYWRARRSMRYSPELYKVAIKYRKHFLNSTNKNDKTDRPIDWTQEKNRRNAIGGPYLATHLRRGDFVVGRSSTVPTIKSAASQLRKKLDTLGLKVLFVATDATKDEFNELKEYLPEYAVLRYIPSDYILNKFKDGGVAIIDQIICSYARYFLGTRESTFTFRIQEEREIIGFPSKTTFNVLCKDNKKCSSNGQWKIVW